A region of Schistocerca piceifrons isolate TAMUIC-IGC-003096 unplaced genomic scaffold, iqSchPice1.1 HiC_scaffold_279, whole genome shotgun sequence DNA encodes the following proteins:
- the LOC124744211 gene encoding DNA repair protein RAD50-like produces the protein MARLLKMQIQGIRSFGPNDSDQQMITFQSPVTLILGQNGCGKTTTIEALKYAATGEVPAGTKQGQSFVHDPKMARQPETRGQIKLLMADRKGEEVVITRTLQTTQKAKNLQLKTLDPVIHRKKSSGEVVQVGGRCIDVNLEMSHVFGVSKAVLSNVIFCHQEDSNWPMDEGKKLKEKFDSIFDATKLNKCLEHIRDLRKAVNTEISTDEKLLKSQQEIKDETVSKKKDLQEAESRLAVTQDKIDNLSDKLSPLLEKLDEICDVEKDFLQLTREKERAEDKMKILESQQSDLKKNIKEVLAWKTLEEITDLINSFKTEARNWQEHLKSMEIELQQISRDEERVLEETSQEQMTLGKLQKEEEDHNTRIDARNKNLQRLAETFQIRVKEDTFSSEVLVSNLMHQVDDKIRESKVQFEQLRNRFQREEQELQSKIDIARDTKAKLEQEITSKKRQAEDNKAEEWSVKTEIEDIEKSGEELVKLGRELEQAKTNWETPCQELDEEQLKKEIRDQHQESNRLDDKLVIVDKEVQTLQLLSSEQAQLDIQNKLKASKESELKKLKNKHNEALRHLLFTVPQQNLKHDLDACMLQLTRQINNINEKINSKQNEAAALEVKRAHHKEQLDLKERELRKFEEEIYDLCGRQDFDEYIQSVSDRIQELQDQKGTLSASEYMFRRYIQKLEQEDPCCPLCHREFEAASEAAELAYELSNKVSEVPARLQDNKKELENKLKEYDKLLQMKPAYERTDIMRTKEIPEMKESLHQTEEALDAARKQIKDLKEQLLGPKAKEQMAKDIQGDVVRIDQLQTELRRIDKEIQELQSKMPTGSSRSMEEALAEQEELRAQVSAIQRALHMKQESLRRHSERVNQLRERKNVLMEKKLKLESGQQKRRQLEERLQELQSMHVMIQSEIEVLETRLQEARETLDSAVQSKNIRVTENRKNVDQGQNKIVEQGRKHDEICNWHNSIQRYEQSGMKEKLTSVQERLIELDSKKETLADKNRRTCENIDKLKEKISNQQLKARELEDNKILKEKQVEAEELKSVIDKVKQRLATN, from the exons atggctagattacttaagatgcagatacagggaatccgaagctttggtccgaacgacagtgatcagcagatgattacgtttcaatcacctgtgacgctgatattagggcagaacggatgtggtaagacgacgacaattgaagccctgaagtatgcagctacaggtgaggtgccagcaggaactaaacaagggcagtcgtttgttcatgacccgaagatggctcgtcagccagagacaaggggccaaataaaattgttgatggctgatcgcaaaggcgaagaagttgtcatcacacgtacgttacaaacaacacagaaggcaaaaaatttgcaattgaaaacactggatccagtaattcataggaagaagtctagtggtgaagttgtacaggttggtggacggtgcattgatgtaaatttagaaatgtctcatgtttttggtgtatcaaaagctgttctgagcaatgttatattttgccatcaagaagattctaactggccaatggatgagggaaagaaactcaaggagaagtttgattccatattcgatgcaacaaaacttaataaatgtttggaacacatcagagatcttaggaaagcagtaaatacagaaatcagcactgatgagaaacttctgaaatcacaacaagagataaaagatgagactgtttcaaaaaagaaggatttacaagaggcagagagtcgtctggcagtaactcaggacaaaatagataacttgagcgataaactatcacctttgctagaaaaactagatgaaatttgtgatgtggaaaaggatttccttcagctcaccagggagaaagaaagagctgaagacaagatgaaaatactagaatcgcaacaatcagatttaaagaagaatattaaggaagtgcttgcgtggaaaactttagaagaaataactgatttaatcaacagttttaaaactgaagcaaggaactggcaggagcacttgaaatctatggagattgaacttcagcagatatctagggatgaggagcgagtattggaagaaacaagccaagagcagatgactcttggaaaacttcagaaagaggaagaagatcataatactcgaatagatgcacgcaataagaatctacagagattggcagaaacatttcaaataagagtaaaagaagatacattttcttcagaagttcttgtctcaaatttaatgcatcaagtcgacgataaaataagagagtcaaaggtacagtttgagcagttacggaacaggtttcaaagagaagagcaggaactccaaagtaaaatagacattgctagagacactaaagcaaagctagagcaggaaatcacctcaaaaaaacgacaagcagaagataataaagctgaagaatggagtgtcaaaacagaaattgaagatatagagaaatctggtgaagaacttgtcaaattaggaagagaactggagcaagcaaaaactaactgggaaactccttgtcaagaacttgatgaagaacagctgaaaaaagaaattagagatcagcaccaagagagcaacaggctggatgataagctagttattgtggataaagaagttcagacattgcagctgttgagtagtgagcaggcacagcttgatatccagaacaaactgaaggcatctaaggagtccgaactcaaaaaactaaagaacaaacacaatgaagcactgcgccaccttttgtttacagtgccacaacaaaatttgaaacatgacttggatgcttgcatgcttcaactgactcgtcagatcaacaacatcaatgagaagataaatagtaagcagaatgaggcggctgcacttgaagtgaaacgagcccatcacaaggagcagttggatttgaaagaaagagagctgcgaaaatttgaagaagaaatatatgatttgtgtggcaggcaagattttgatgagtacatacaaagtgtttctgatagaatacaagaactgcaggaccaaaaaggaacgctcagtgcttcggaatacatgttccgtcgctacattcagaaactggaacaggaagatccttgctgtccattgtgtcatagggagtttgaagccgcttctgaagctgctgaacttgcatatgaactgagtaataaagtcagtgaagtcccagcacgccttcaggacaataagaaagaactagaaaataagctaaaggaatatgataaacttttgcaaatgaaacctgcttatgaaagaactgatatcatgcgcaccaaggagataccagaaatgaaagagtcacttcatcaaacagaagaggctttagatgcagctcggaaacagattaaagatttgaaggagcagttactgggtccaaaagcaaaggagcagatggcaaaggatatccaaggagatgtagtccgcattgatcagttgcagacagaactgcgccgcatagacaaagaaattcaggagctgcagtctaagatgcccacaggatcgtcacgctccatggaggaagccctggcagagcaggaggagcttcgagcacaagtcagtgctattcagcgtgcactccacatgaagcaggagtcactgagaaggcattcagagagagtcaaccagctgagggagcgcaaaaatgtacttatggaaaagaaattgaagctcgaaagtggacagcagaaacgtcgacaactggaggaacgtttgcaggagttgcaaagtatgcatgtgatgatacagtcagaaattgaggtgctcgagacccgacttcaagaagctagagagacacttgattctgcagtgcagtcaaaaaatattagagttacagaaaatcgaaaaaatgtagatcagggacaaaataagattgttgagcaaggaaggaaacatgatgaaatttgtaattggcataatagcattcaacggtatgaacagagcggcatgaaagagaaacttacgtcagttcaagaaagattgatagaactggactctaaaaaggagacccttgcagataaaaacagaagaacgtgtgaaaacattgataagcttaaagaaaaaatttcaaatcagcagctgaaagcaagagaacttgaagataacaaaatattgaaggagaaacaggtagaagctgaagaactgaagagtgtaatagataaagtaaaacagcgccttg cgacgaattaa